A part of Bubalus bubalis isolate 160015118507 breed Murrah chromosome 6, NDDB_SH_1, whole genome shotgun sequence genomic DNA contains:
- the LOC102391758 gene encoding olfactory receptor 6Y1, whose protein sequence is MITKVLEVDNHTVTTHFVLLGFPTRPAFQLLLFFVFLAIYLLTLVENFLIILVIHSDGQLHKPMYFFLSNLSFLETWYVTVISPKMQIDFLSQDKTISFNGCMTQLYFFVTFVCTEYILLAAMAFDRYVAICNPLRYPLIMTNQLCGTLAAGCWFCGLMTAMIKIVFIARLYYCGTPHINHYFCDISPLLNISCEDSSQAELVDFFLALIVIAVPLCVVVASYATILTTVLRIPSSQGRHKAFSTCASHLAVVILFYSTTLFTYACPKLMYAYNSNKMVSVLYTVIVPLLNPIIYCLRNREVKAAFRKIILCKGSEPREDGAVIN, encoded by the coding sequence ATGATTACCAAGGTTCTGGAAGTAGATAACCATACAGTGACAACACATTTTGTTCTTCTGGGATTTCCAACACGGCCAGCCTTCCAGCTACTGCTCTTCTTTGTTTTCCTGGCAATTTACCTTCTGACACTTGTAGAGAACTTTTTAATCATCCTCGTCATTCATAGTGATGGACAGTTGCACAAGCCCATGTACTTCTTTCTGAGCAACCTCTCTTTCCTGGAGACGTGgtatgtcacagtcatcagcccCAAGATGCAGATAGACTTCCTCAGTCAGGACAAGACAATTTCCTTCAATGGTTGCATGACTCAGCTTTACTTCTTTGTGACCTTTGTCTGCACTGAGTATATCCTCCTTGCTGCAATGGCCTTTGACCGCTATGTAGCCATTTGTAACCCACTACGGTACCCACTCATCATGACCAACCAGCTTTGTGGTACACTGGCTGCAGGATGCTGGTTCTGTGGACTCATGACTGCCATGATTAAGATAGTTTTCATAGCCCGACTTTACTACTGTGGCACACCTCATATCAATCACTACTTTTGTGATATTTCCCCACTTCTCAATATTTCCTGTGAGGACTCCTCACAAGCTGAACTAGTGGATTTCTTCTTGGCCCTCATAGTCATTGCTGTTCCACTTTGTGTAGTAGTGGCATCTTATGCCACCATTCTCACCACTGTTCTCAGGATCCCTTCTTCTCAGGGACGCCACAAGGCATTTTCCACCTGTGCCTCTCACCTAGCAGTTGTAATTCTCTTCTATTCCACCACCCTTTTCACTTATGCCTGCCCTAAGCTTATGTATGCCTATAATTCCAACAAAATGGTGTCTGTGCTCTACACTGTCATTGTCCCACTCCTCAACCCTATCATTTACTGCCTGAGAAACCGTGAAGTTAAGGCAGCCTTCAGGAAGATCATACTTTGCAAAGGCAGTGAACCCAGGGAAGATGGGGCTGTGATTAATTAA
- the LOC102414573 gene encoding olfactory receptor 6P1, with protein MRNLSGDHTVGFVLVDFPTSPPLQLLLFALFLVIFLLTLLENALIVSTIWLTPSLHRPMFFFLGHLSFLELWYINVTVPRLLGAFLTQEHKVSYVGCMTQLYFFIALACTECVLLAVMAYDRYLAICEPLRYPSLMPFSMATRLAASSWGSGFFSSMMKLLFISRLSYCGSNIINHFFCDISPLLNLTCSNKEQAELVDFLLALVMILLPLMAVVSSYAAIIATILRIPTAQGRHKAFSTCASHLAVVVIYYSSTLFTYARPRAMYTFNHNKVISVLYTVIVPFLNPAIYCLRNKEVKDALRKTVLGRCPCSRDIPD; from the coding sequence ATGAGAAATTTGAGTGGAGACCACACAGTAGGGTTTGTTTTGGTGGACTTCCCTACCTCCCCACCCCTTCAGCTGCTCCTTTTTGCACTCTtccttgtaatttttttgttgacATTGTTGGAGAATGCACTCATTGTTTCCACCATCTGGCTCACTCCAAGCCTTCATCGCCCAATGTTCTTTTTCCTTGGCCATCTCTCCTTCCTGGAGCTATGGTATATCAATGTCACTGTTCCCCGACTCTTGGGGGCATTTCTTACCCAGGAGCATAAAGTCTCCTATGTAGGTTGTATGACCCAACTCTATTTCTTCATTGCCTTAGCTTGCACCGAATGTGTCCTGTTGGCagtcatggcctatgaccgctacctAGCCATCTGTGAACCTCTCCGTTATCCTAGTCTCATGCCCTTCAGTATGGCCACTCGCCTTGCTGCTTCTTCTTGGGGTAGTGGCTTCTTCAGCTCCATGATGaagcttcttttcatttccagATTGTCATACTGTGGATCCAATATCATCAACCACTTTTTCTGTGATATCTCTCCACTACTTAACCTCACCTGCTCTAACAAGGAACAAGCAGAACTAGTAGACTTCCTCTTGGCCCTGGTGATGATTCTGCTCCCTCTAATGGCTGTGGTTTCATCATATGCTGCCATAATTGCCACTATCCTGAGGATTCCTACTGCCCAGGGACGTCACAAAGCCTTTTCCACGTGTGCCTCTCACCTGGCAGTGGTTGTTATCTACTACTCCTCCACTCTCTTTACCTATGCACGGCCCCGGGCCATGTACACCTTCAACCACAACAAGGTCATCTCTGTGCTCTATACTGTCATTGTACCATTTCTCAATCCAGCCATTTACTGCCTGAGGAACAAGGAAGTAAAGGATGCCCTCAGAAAGACAGTGCTGGGTAGGTGCCCCTGTTCCAGGGATATCCCAGATTGA